The following coding sequences are from one Musa acuminata AAA Group cultivar baxijiao chromosome BXJ2-4, Cavendish_Baxijiao_AAA, whole genome shotgun sequence window:
- the LOC103982345 gene encoding GATA transcription factor 4-like isoform X1 — protein MTPLWEMPIGTDIIGMGMEPSYTRSSAAVAPLITHATTTMPAYLYGSLPPAASGNSLRENDLIAFSDHDLLPSAATDTHFYATTGASSMAGSVPLLAQAFSNFQSQQSQFDLCMPQCEDAAELEWLSQFVEDSFSDVPYQPSTSMTAPSCEAPPRAEQLANGRGARSKRSRAAPGAIAGPNAAWSSLVAPPQPPDHNSPSSSSSSSELPPSKPTADKDNKNSRGKKGGWGGVGVEGVVRRCTHCASEKTPQWRTGPLGPKTLCNACGVRYKSGRLVPEYRPAASPTFVLTQHSNSHRKVMELRRQKELLLHRHQEIDSSDAAAARPEQQFDDYGIC, from the exons ATGACGCCGTTGTGGGAGATGCCAATTGGCACGGATATAATTGGGATGGGGATGGAACCTTCTTATACTAGGAGCTCTGCTGCTGTTGCACCACTCATTACTCATGCCACTACCACTATGCCTGCGTACCTCTATGGTTCTCTTCCGCCTGCTGCCAGTGGCAACAGTCTCCGCGAGAACGACTTAATCGCCTTCTCTGACCACGATCTCTTACCCTCTGCCGCCACCGACACCCACTTCTATGCTACGACGGGGGCGTCTTCGATGGCCGGAAGCGTTCCGCTCTTGGCGCAGGCCTTCTCGAACTTCCAGTCTCAGCAGAGCCAGTTCGATCTTTGTATGCCG CAATGCGAGGACGCAGCAGAGCTCGAGTGGCTGTCCCAGTTTGTGGAGGACTCGTTCTCCGACGTGCCCTACCAGCCCAGCACGAGCATGACTGCGCCCTCTTGTGAGGCGCCGCCTCGAGCGGAGCAGTTGGCCAATGGTCGCGGAGCTCGGAGCAAGCGCTCGAGGGCAGCCCCTGGTGCGATCGCCGGCCCCAACGCCGCCTGGTCCTCACTAGTGGCGCCACCGCAACCACCGGACCATAACTCGCCttcgtcctcctcctcatcctccgagCTCCCACCGTCCAAGCCGACGGCCGACAAAGACAACAAGAACAGCAGGGGAAAGAAGGGCGGATGGGGGGGCGTGGGGGTGGAGGGCGTGGTGCGGCGGTGCACGCACTGCGCGTCAGAGAAGACGCCGCAGTGGCGGACGGGGCCACTGGGGCCGAAGACGCTCTGCAACGCATGCGGCGTGAGGTACAAGTCCGGGCGTCTCGTGCCGGAGTACCGCCCGGCGGCGAGCCCCACCTTCGTGCTCACGCAGCACTCCAACTCCCACCGCAAGGTCATGGAACTCCGACGCCAGAAGGagctcctcctccaccgccaccAGGAGATCGACTCCTCCGACGCCGCCGCCGCACGGCCCGAGCAGCAATTCGATGACTATGGCATTTGCTGA
- the LOC103982345 gene encoding GATA transcription factor 2-like isoform X2 yields the protein MQQCEDAAELEWLSQFVEDSFSDVPYQPSTSMTAPSCEAPPRAEQLANGRGARSKRSRAAPGAIAGPNAAWSSLVAPPQPPDHNSPSSSSSSSELPPSKPTADKDNKNSRGKKGGWGGVGVEGVVRRCTHCASEKTPQWRTGPLGPKTLCNACGVRYKSGRLVPEYRPAASPTFVLTQHSNSHRKVMELRRQKELLLHRHQEIDSSDAAAARPEQQFDDYGIC from the coding sequence ATGCAGCAATGCGAGGACGCAGCAGAGCTCGAGTGGCTGTCCCAGTTTGTGGAGGACTCGTTCTCCGACGTGCCCTACCAGCCCAGCACGAGCATGACTGCGCCCTCTTGTGAGGCGCCGCCTCGAGCGGAGCAGTTGGCCAATGGTCGCGGAGCTCGGAGCAAGCGCTCGAGGGCAGCCCCTGGTGCGATCGCCGGCCCCAACGCCGCCTGGTCCTCACTAGTGGCGCCACCGCAACCACCGGACCATAACTCGCCttcgtcctcctcctcatcctccgagCTCCCACCGTCCAAGCCGACGGCCGACAAAGACAACAAGAACAGCAGGGGAAAGAAGGGCGGATGGGGGGGCGTGGGGGTGGAGGGCGTGGTGCGGCGGTGCACGCACTGCGCGTCAGAGAAGACGCCGCAGTGGCGGACGGGGCCACTGGGGCCGAAGACGCTCTGCAACGCATGCGGCGTGAGGTACAAGTCCGGGCGTCTCGTGCCGGAGTACCGCCCGGCGGCGAGCCCCACCTTCGTGCTCACGCAGCACTCCAACTCCCACCGCAAGGTCATGGAACTCCGACGCCAGAAGGagctcctcctccaccgccaccAGGAGATCGACTCCTCCGACGCCGCCGCCGCACGGCCCGAGCAGCAATTCGATGACTATGGCATTTGCTGA
- the LOC103982343 gene encoding transcription factor GHD7-like, whose translation MIEVMSSSNPCDVCRGAGGPCPRCTDLNRAAPTFDDPVIRGPDELREFQFFGHDSAVAWMFNDLNYDGPPPEEERPPVPSGYQPLCSLRETSDEFGDGLTFDVCLSATRPPDSIQVSTAAGLAMRQPSSSATIMSFSGTTFTDASSGSNQEAGHPTDGGRGSDASREREAKIMRYKEKRKKRRYEKQVRYESRKAYAEMRPRVKGRFAKTLAANDQPPPPERSYDPNSLGFSWFRS comes from the exons ATGATCGAGGTCATGTCCTCGTCCAACCCGTGCGACGTCTGCCGCGGCGCCGGCGGCCCGTGTCCCCGCTGCACCGACCTCAACCGCGCGGCGCCGACGTTCGACGACCCGGTAATTCGAGGCCCCGACGAGCTGCGCGAGTTCCAGTTCTTCGGGCACGACAGCGCGGTGGCGTGGATGTTCAACGATCTGAACTACGACGGGCCGCCGCCGGAGGAGGAAAGGCCGCCGGTGCCCTCTGGGTACCAGCCTCTTTGTAGCTTGAGAGAAACCAGCGATGAGTTCGGAGATGGGTTGACTTTTGATGTCTGCTTGAGTGCGACTCGGCCGCCGGACTCGATCCAGGTCTCGACCGCGGCAGGTCTGGCCATGAGACAGCCATCGTCGAGCGCCACCATC ATGTCCTTCTCGGGCACCACATTCACGGACGCTTCGAGTGGGAGCAACCAAGAGGCGGGACATCCCACGGACGGCGGCCGAGGCAGCGACGCCAGCAGGGAGAGAGAAGCCAAGATCATGAGGTACAAGGAGAAGCGGAAGAAGCGGCGGTACGAGAAGCAAGTGCGGTACGAGTCGAGGAAGGCGTACGCCGAAATGAGGCCGAGGGTGAAAGGCCGGTTCGCCAAGACGCTGGCTGCGAACGACCAGCCGCCGCCGCCGGAGAGGTCTTACGATCCTAACAGCCTTGGTTTCAGCTGGTTCCGTTCCTAG
- the LOC135611239 gene encoding uncharacterized protein LOC135611239, which produces MSNGGVIVHSTTINTLLRHHIEHRKSYSTLNRTHHPSSSTYYSNRAITSSYHHLTPPLSLSLSLIVLLHKFGRQHRHRRRLMATGWVKSLHCKSNAVEDVVYPPTPSSKKPLLSTVSCSNSSHAVKDVVFLFPKQPRSSSSYALNKKPLPETTQNHNRKQRPARASPSTPADGLVRPVHADPFPTMEELPKGHSSRRVVEIIFSSSWSASAGGAFPGEIEMLFRVDNPARTLARFEEHRAAVRGRAVDGARCAADGNEVLRFHLGRGAGGVYDAGVARDVVRSSAGGEAKGVRTFAGSGGAHASGDGGDGRKGMLVCRVIAGRVRGESDHTESDADSVSLGNGELVVFDPRAVLPCFLIIYKL; this is translated from the coding sequence ATGAGCAATGGAGGGGTAATCGTGCACTCGACGACAATTAACACCCTTCTCAGGCATCATATAGAGCACAGGAAATCATACTCCACCTTGAATCGAACCCACCACCCAAGTAGTAGTACATATTACTCAAACAGGGCCATCACCTCTTCCTACCACCACTTAacaccgcctctctctctctctctctctctcattgtttTGCTGCACAAGTTTGGCCGTCAGCACCGTCATCGTCGCCGTCTAATGGCGACGGGATGGGTCAAGTCCCTGCATTGCAAGTCTAACGCCGTGGAAGACGTCGTCTATCCGCCGACGCCGTCGTCCAAGAAGCCGCTGCTCTCCACCGTCTCTTGCAGCAACTCCTCTCACGCTGTTAAGGACGTCGTCTTCCTCTTCCCCAAGCAaccccgctcctcctcctcctatgcGCTGAACAAGAAGCCACTGCCCGAGACGACGCAGAACCACAATCGCAAGCAGAGGCCCGCACGAGCGTCTCCGTCGACGCCGGCGGACGGGCTCGTGCGGCCCGTCCACGCGGACCCGTTCCCGACGATGGAGGAGCTGCCGAAGGGCCACTCCTCGCGGCGGGTGGTGGAGATCATCTTCAGCTCGAGCTGGTCAGCTTCCGCCGGGGGCGCGTTCCCGGGCGAGATCGAGATGCTCTTCCGGGTCGACAACCCGGCCCGGACGCTAGCCCGGTTCGAGGAGCACCGCGCGGCGGTCCGCGGTCGGGCCGTCGATGGCGCCCGCTGCGCCGCGGACGGGAACGAGGTGTTGAGGTTCCACCTCGGGCGCGGCGCCGGCGGCGTTTACGACGCCGGGGTGGCGCGTGACGTGGTGCGGTCGTCGGCTGGGGGGGAGGCGAAGGGGGTCCGAACCTTCGCGGGGAGCGGCGGCGCGCACGCGAGTGGCGACGGCGGGGACGGTCGGAAGGGGATGTTGGTGTGCCGGGTCATCGCGGGCCGCGTCAGGGGCGAGTCGGACCACACCGAGTCGGACGCCGACTCGGTGAGCCTGGGCAACGGGGAGCTCGTAGTATTCGATCCCAGAGCGGTCCTCCCCTGCTTCCTTATCATCTACAAGCTCTAA
- the LOC135581322 gene encoding small ribosomal subunit protein mS47-like isoform X1: MQRFRALASARRSIPSLRRALSTTRPSSAHDHALQDEVLVEGKAAARTAILNRPSALNALTNSMGIRLKKLYESWEDNPDIGFVLMKGSGKAFCAGGDVVTLYRLLNEGKVENCKDFFRNLYMFIYIVGTYLKPHVAIMDGITMGGGAGVSIPGTFRIATDKTIFATPEVHIGFHPDAGASFYLSNLNGHLGEYLALTGEKLNGVDMLAVGLATNYSMSDRLDWVDERLAKLMTDDPSEIDSTLAQYGDIVYPDKNSIVHRLEAIDKCFGHETVEEILDALETEAARSNQDWCISALKKLKEASPLSLKVSLRSIREGRCQTFDECLVREYRMSLHGISKLVSNDFCEGVRARLVHKDLAPKWDPPVLEKVSEDMVDHYFSPLGEFEPDLKLPTHLREAFI, encoded by the exons ATGCAAAGGTTCAGAGCCCTCGCGTCTGCCCGGCGGTCCATCCCGTCTCTCCGCCGCGCTCTCTCTACGACGCGCCCCTCGTCCGCCCATGACCACGCACTCCAGGACGAG GTGCTCGTAGAGGGCAAGGCGGCTGCCCGTACCGCAATCCTCAACCGGCCCTCTGCTCTCAATGCTCTGACCAACAGCATG GGGATTCGGTTGAAGAAACTCTATGAATCTTGGGAGGATAATCCTGATATTGGGTTTGTCCTGATGAAG GGCAGCGGCAAGGCGTTTTGTGCTGGGGGGGATGTTGTCACACTTTATCGGTTGCTTAATGAAG GTAAGGTAGAAAATTGCAAGGACTTCTTCAGGAACTTGTACATGTTCATTTACATCGTAGGTACATATTTGAAGCCACAT GTGGCTATCATGGACGGTATTACCATGGGTGGTGGAGCAGGAGTCTCTATTCCTGGGACATTTCGTATTGCAACGGATAAGACC ATCTTTGCGACGCCAGAAGTTCATATAGGTTTCCATCCTGATGCTGGGGCTTCTTTTTACCTGTCAAATCTAAATGGTCATCTAG GGGAATACTTGGCCCTAACAGGTGAGAAGCTCAATGGGGTAGATATGCTTGCAGTTGGCCTTGCTACAAACTATTCGATGAGTGAT AGGCTTGATTGGGTTGATGAACGGCTTGCTAAGTTGATGACTGACGATCCTTCAGAAATTGATTCAACACTTGCACAATATGGTGATATTGTCTATCCAGATAAGAATAGCATTGTTCATAG GCTGGAGGCCATAGATAAATGTTTTGGCCATgaaactgttgaggaaatcttgGATGCTTTG GAAACTGAGGCAGCCAGATCAAATCAAGATTGGTGTATTTCTGCATTAAAGAAACTAAAAGAAGCTTCTCCATTGAGTTTAAAGGTTTCCCTGCGATCT ATCCGAGAAGGAAGATGTCAGACATTCGATGAATGTCTTGTTCGCGAGTATCGAATGTCGCTTCATGGGATCTCAAAATTGGTTTCCAATGACTTCTGCGAG GGTGTTCGAGCACGATTAGTCCATAAAGACTTGGCTCCTAAG TGGGATCCTCCAGTTCTGGAAAAAGTATCAGAAGACATGGTCGATCATTATTTCTCACCTCTTGGTGAATTCGAGCCTGATCTAAAGCTACCTACGCACTTGCGTGAAGCTTTTATCTGA
- the LOC135581322 gene encoding small ribosomal subunit protein mS47-like isoform X2 produces MQRFRALASARRSIPSLRRALSTTRPSSAHDHALQDEVLVEGKAAARTAILNRPSALNALTNSMGIRLKKLYESWEDNPDIGFVLMKGSGKAFCAGGDVVTLYRLLNEGKVENCKDFFRNLYMFIYIVGTYLKPHVAIMDGITMGGGAGVSIPGTFRIATDKTIFATPEVHIGFHPDAGASFYLSNLNGHLGEYLALTGEKLNGVDMLAVGLATNYSMSDRLDWVDERLAKLMTDDPSEIDSTLAQYGDIVYPDKNSIVHRLEAIDKCFGHETVEEILDALETEAARSNQDWCISALKKLKEASPLSLKVSLRSKT; encoded by the exons ATGCAAAGGTTCAGAGCCCTCGCGTCTGCCCGGCGGTCCATCCCGTCTCTCCGCCGCGCTCTCTCTACGACGCGCCCCTCGTCCGCCCATGACCACGCACTCCAGGACGAG GTGCTCGTAGAGGGCAAGGCGGCTGCCCGTACCGCAATCCTCAACCGGCCCTCTGCTCTCAATGCTCTGACCAACAGCATG GGGATTCGGTTGAAGAAACTCTATGAATCTTGGGAGGATAATCCTGATATTGGGTTTGTCCTGATGAAG GGCAGCGGCAAGGCGTTTTGTGCTGGGGGGGATGTTGTCACACTTTATCGGTTGCTTAATGAAG GTAAGGTAGAAAATTGCAAGGACTTCTTCAGGAACTTGTACATGTTCATTTACATCGTAGGTACATATTTGAAGCCACAT GTGGCTATCATGGACGGTATTACCATGGGTGGTGGAGCAGGAGTCTCTATTCCTGGGACATTTCGTATTGCAACGGATAAGACC ATCTTTGCGACGCCAGAAGTTCATATAGGTTTCCATCCTGATGCTGGGGCTTCTTTTTACCTGTCAAATCTAAATGGTCATCTAG GGGAATACTTGGCCCTAACAGGTGAGAAGCTCAATGGGGTAGATATGCTTGCAGTTGGCCTTGCTACAAACTATTCGATGAGTGAT AGGCTTGATTGGGTTGATGAACGGCTTGCTAAGTTGATGACTGACGATCCTTCAGAAATTGATTCAACACTTGCACAATATGGTGATATTGTCTATCCAGATAAGAATAGCATTGTTCATAG GCTGGAGGCCATAGATAAATGTTTTGGCCATgaaactgttgaggaaatcttgGATGCTTTG GAAACTGAGGCAGCCAGATCAAATCAAGATTGGTGTATTTCTGCATTAAAGAAACTAAAAGAAGCTTCTCCATTGAGTTTAAAGGTTTCCCTGCGATCT AAAACTTAA